The sequence GCCAATCTCCTCATTTTGAGATATGGTGCAGCTATATTATATAGCATAAAGGTCTGTGTCGTTTCACTTAGAAGTTTTACAAAATTCAAATAATAAAAAATGGCCCCTATAAGGGGCCATTCTCGTTATTTTGTTTCAGTAAGGTTTATTACATCAAACCTTTTTCTGTGAAGAACTTGACTGCGCCGGGATGCAAGGGTGCTGTGAGCCCGTCGAGTGCTTTGTCAAGAGTGATCTCTTTGCCTTTAGCGTGTGCTGCACCGATATCGTCGATATTCTTGTACATTGCTGTCAAGAAGTTATAGATATCTTCTTCAGGCACGTCGGCATGTGTAATCAAAATGGCCATAACTGCAGGAGTTTTGACTTCTTCTGTAACGCCTGTGTATGTATTGCCCGGAATTGAGCTTGCCACAAAGAAGGGATACTTTGCATTGAGCTCTTTTAAGAATTCATCATCGAAGCTCATAAGTGTAACGTTGTTCTTTGTTGTTGTGAGATCCATGATTGCTGTTGTAGGATAGCCAGCTACGACAAATCCTGCGTCAATCTGTTCGTCTTTGAAGCGATCTGCTATTCCTGCGAAATCAAGGAAGTCTGCTTTTTTAAGGTCTTTGTAGCTCTTGTCAAGATTTGCTACGTCAAAGAGAGCCTGAACGTCGCCTTCGGTTCCTGATCCGGGTGCGCCAACTCCAACTCTTTTGCCTTTAAGGTCTGTGAACTTCTGAATGCCTGAATCTTTTGTAATGACCATCTGCAAGTGTTCCGGATAGAGAGATGCTACTGCGCGGATATTATCAAGTGCGCCTTTATCTGCGAACATATGCTCTCCCTTAACTCCCCAGTATGTTACGTCGTTCTGTACAAATGCGATTTCAATTCCTTTTGTTGCGATAAGGTTCACGTTTGCAACTGATGCATTTCCTGTTTCTGCTGTGCATTTCACTTTGCCTTCCTTACTAACTGCAGCTGCCAAAGCTCCGCCTACTGCGTAGTAAGTTCCGGAAGTTCCGCCTGTTGCAATTGACATGAAGCTTTCTTTTTCAGCTGGTGCTCCGAGATCTGCCTTACGGAATGCAGGGCATCCGAAGAACTTATATCCAGCAAAAAGTATCACTGCCAACACAACCAAAAGTACTGTTAATAAATAAGATCTTTTCATTATAATTCCTCCCTATTCTGATAAAACGTAATAAATCCCTTTTGATTATTTATAACTAGAATTACTGTTTTATATTAAAAGGCCGAAATATCACTCAGCCTCAGATTCTTTATCTAGGCTTGCGCTGTTTTAGCCATTTCCTTCTTCTGTTTCTTATATTTTATAGTTTGCACTATATATATTAAAACAAGTACAGCCAGACCCATTAAATCAGATCTTGTTCCCGGTATCAAGAGCCCCAATGCACCGCCAAAGGCGAGTAAACGAAGCGGCCAGATAACCTTGGTTTTAAAGAAGCCTATAGTTGACATGGCCAAGAGGAATACTCCCAACAACGCCGTTCCTATTGCCTGAACAAGGTGAAAATGGCTCTCCACTCCTATAAAAAGCAGAATTGGGTTGTACACATAAACATAAGGCACTAGGAACCCGGCTAAAGCCAGTTTAAACGACGTAACTCCTGTTTTCATAGGATCAGATCCCGCTATACCTGCTCCGGCATAAGCGGCCAAAGCCACAGGCGGTGTCAAGTCTGCTGCGATACCGAAGTAGAAAACGAACATATATGCTGCAAGAGGCGGAACACCCAACAGTAGTAATGCGGGGGCTGCCATCGTGCTCGTGACTATAAAATTAGCCGTTGTGGGCAATCCCATACCAAGCAAAAGACTTGCTAGCATCGTGTAGAAAAGGGTTAATAGTTTATGTCCGCCTGAAAGCGACACGATTGCGTTTGCAATTCTCAAAGCCAACCCTGTAAGGGTTCCTGTTCCAACAATCATACCGACCGTGGCACATGCACACGCAACTCCAATTGCAGCACGAGCTCCACTGTCGAAAGCTTCAAAGATTCTATCGGGGGTCAAGCGTGTATCCTTGCTAATCCAAGAGAGTATAAAGCTTATTACTATTCCGTTAAATGCAGATTTTAAAGGTGTATAACCTGCAAGAAGAAAATATATTATTGCAAAGAGTGGAATTAGCAAAAATCCTTTTGATCTAATGAGAGCCCAAAGAGAGGGCAATCTGGAAAAAGGAATTCCTTTCAGTCCAAGACGTGATGCCTCGAAGTGTACTTGTACCATAACAGCAAAATAGTAAAGTATTGCCGGTACAATTGCCGCTATGACAACTTTCATATAAGGAACGCCCAACATCTGTGCCATAATAAATGCCGCAGCTCCCATAACGGGAGGCATAATTTGTCCGCCTGTAGAAGCAACAGCTTCTGCGGCACCGGCAAATTCAGGTTTATAACCAACGCTTTTCATAAGAGGAATTGTAAACATTCCTGTCGTACAGACGTTTGCAACTGAAGAACCTGATACCATACCCATAAGGCCGGAGCTTACGACAGCCACTTTTGCGGGACCTCCAGTTGACCAACCTGCTAGAGCAAGTGAAAGATCTATAATAAATTTACCCAGTCCCGTTCTCTCAAGAACAGAACCAAAAAGTATAAACATAAATACAAACGTAGAAGAAACTTGAAGTGGTGTGCCAAAAATACCTTCTGTACCAAGATACATGTGGTTTATTATGCGTTCAATAGAAAATCCTCTATGAGCAATCATATTTGGCATATAACGGCCAAAATAGCAGTATAGCATAGCTATTATCGCAAGGGCAGGAAGAACCGGATTTGAAATACGTCTTGTTGATTCCAGAAGCGAAATCATGAAGAGAAAACCAAAAAGCAGATCCCAAAAATTAGGCAGTCCCGATCTTGCAGTCAACTGATTAAAATAAACTACTATATATAGAGCAGACATTACACTTACTATTGCACAAATAAAATCGTACCAAGGAATACTATTTTTTATCTTATTTTTTGATGAAACCGGATAAAGTAGAAAAACGAGGGCCATAGTAAAAGCAATATGAATGGCACCCTGTTTCTGCAACAGCAAAAGACCAAAGCCGGAAGTATAAAAGTGAAAGCATGACATGGCAAATGCAATTATTGCAACCAGTTTGCCCTGCCAACCTGCCAATACTCTAAATCTGGACTCTACGTCAAACTTCCTTTTGATTTCTTCAACATCAATCTCGCCTAATTTAGCGTCTTCATACACTAAGTCCGTATTTATTTCACTCAATACATTTCCTCCTCTAAACCTGCGAACAACTTATAACACAGAACTCAATTTTGGATTTTTACAATATTCTGTCAATTCTTTCATTTTGTCAAGAAAATGTTTATTTATTTTTGCAAATTAAACTTTATTTTAGTTTTTACATTAATATTAACTGAGAAGTTCCCAATCTGTTTGCACCAGCCTCAATCATTCTAAGAGCCGTGTCATAATCCCTGATACCACCTGCGGCCTTAACCCCCATGGAGCTTCCTACGACTTCTCTCATAAGCGCGACGTCTTCTACTGTTGCACCTCCTGTAGAAAATCCTGTGGAAGTCTTTACAAAGTGTGCTCCGGCTTGTTGCGACAGTTCGCAAGCTTTTATTTTTTCATCATTGTTTAATAAGCAAGCTTCTATTATTACTTTCACCAAACAATTTGGAGCTGCGTTTACAACCGCTTTTATTTCTTCTTTCACCTTATCAAAGGCACCATCCTTTAGCCAGGAAACATTAATCACCATATCTACCTCTGAAGCTCCATTTTTGGCGGCCTCTGCAGCTTCATACACCTTTGTTTCTGTCGTGTTGGAGCCAAGAGGAAAGCCT is a genomic window of Synergistaceae bacterium containing:
- a CDS encoding TAXI family TRAP transporter solute-binding subunit; this encodes MKRSYLLTVLLVVLAVILFAGYKFFGCPAFRKADLGAPAEKESFMSIATGGTSGTYYAVGGALAAAVSKEGKVKCTAETGNASVANVNLIATKGIEIAFVQNDVTYWGVKGEHMFADKGALDNIRAVASLYPEHLQMVITKDSGIQKFTDLKGKRVGVGAPGSGTEGDVQALFDVANLDKSYKDLKKADFLDFAGIADRFKDEQIDAGFVVAGYPTTAIMDLTTTKNNVTLMSFDDEFLKELNAKYPFFVASSIPGNTYTGVTEEVKTPAVMAILITHADVPEEDIYNFLTAMYKNIDDIGAAHAKGKEITLDKALDGLTAPLHPGAVKFFTEKGLM
- a CDS encoding TRAP transporter permease, which codes for MSEINTDLVYEDAKLGEIDVEEIKRKFDVESRFRVLAGWQGKLVAIIAFAMSCFHFYTSGFGLLLLQKQGAIHIAFTMALVFLLYPVSSKNKIKNSIPWYDFICAIVSVMSALYIVVYFNQLTARSGLPNFWDLLFGFLFMISLLESTRRISNPVLPALAIIAMLYCYFGRYMPNMIAHRGFSIERIINHMYLGTEGIFGTPLQVSSTFVFMFILFGSVLERTGLGKFIIDLSLALAGWSTGGPAKVAVVSSGLMGMVSGSSVANVCTTGMFTIPLMKSVGYKPEFAGAAEAVASTGGQIMPPVMGAAAFIMAQMLGVPYMKVVIAAIVPAILYYFAVMVQVHFEASRLGLKGIPFSRLPSLWALIRSKGFLLIPLFAIIYFLLAGYTPLKSAFNGIVISFILSWISKDTRLTPDRIFEAFDSGARAAIGVACACATVGMIVGTGTLTGLALRIANAIVSLSGGHKLLTLFYTMLASLLLGMGLPTTANFIVTSTMAAPALLLLGVPPLAAYMFVFYFGIAADLTPPVALAAYAGAGIAGSDPMKTGVTSFKLALAGFLVPYVYVYNPILLFIGVESHFHLVQAIGTALLGVFLLAMSTIGFFKTKVIWPLRLLAFGGALGLLIPGTRSDLMGLAVLVLIYIVQTIKYKKQKKEMAKTAQA
- the deoC gene encoding deoxyribose-phosphate aldolase yields the protein MKLSGYIDYTNLKPNASREDITKLCNEAIENSFVSVCVNPAFVSLASDLLKESKVKVCSVIGFPLGSNTTETKVYEAAEAAKNGASEVDMVINVSWLKDGAFDKVKEEIKAVVNAAPNCLVKVIIEACLLNNDEKIKACELSQQAGAHFVKTSTGFSTGGATVEDVALMREVVGSSMGVKAAGGIRDYDTALRMIEAGANRLGTSQLILM